In a genomic window of Trichoderma atroviride chromosome 4, complete sequence:
- a CDS encoding uncharacterized protein (TransMembrane:1 (o6-25i)) — translation MSQASRIALATTSTFTCGMIAWVHFRQREEKNTMHQGVVRDMERQRIKRERELDFDMQRQLEAEYKLEQNVHNSLEPLGNNSAPPK, via the exons ATGTCTCAGGCATCTAGAATTGCCCTCGCCACGACATCCACATTCACCTGTGGAATGATTGCATGGGTTCACTTCAGACaacgagaagagaaaaat ACTATGCATCAGGGCGTTGTCCGTGACATGGAGCGACAGCGCATCAAGAGAGAGCGTGAATTGGACTTTGATATGCAGCGCCAGTTGGAGGCAGAGTACAAGCTCGAGCAGAATGTTCACAATTCACTGGAACCTCTGGGCAACAATTCAGCCCCGCCAAAGTAA
- a CDS encoding uncharacterized protein (BUSCO:EOG092D4UER) has protein sequence MSAQNSAGIQTLLDAEREASKIVQKAREFRTKRVKEARDEAKKEIADYKASKEDEFKKFEAEHSKGNEAAEQEASKEAEKQIEVIKEAGKKNQDTVVKNLLQAVFDVKPVAA, from the exons ATG TCTGCACAGAACTCGGCGGGTATTCAGACCCTTCTTGAT GCTGAGAGAGAGGCATCCAAGATTGTACAGAAGG CTCGAGAAT TCCGAACCAAGCGCGTCAAGGAGGCCCGTGACGAAGCCAAGAAGGAAATCGCCGATTACAAGGCTAGCAAGGAAGACGAGTTCAAGAAGTTTGAAGCCGAG CACAGCAAGGGCAACGAGGCCGCCGAGCAGGAAGCCAGCAAGGAGGCCGAGAAGCAGATTGAGGTGATTAAGGAGGCCGGCAAGAAGAACCAGGACACCGTTGTGAAGAACCTGCTGCAGGCGGTGTTTGATGTTAAGCCTGTGGCTGCGTGA
- a CDS encoding uncharacterized protein (EggNog:ENOG41) has translation MQQSHPFDDNIISRRATRAPIEPSSPPPPPPQASSREAPGIEAVLSSPKTPVLRSVFSSARLPRSSSLIPPLHGSPPSASTAAAINTNSPPHHANASQHTHRGPVHPPVSLKRPSTPSSQLNRGASSGASPQEASRTRNRWSTSSISSASSRTSPYASRQASISNSRIRRASLEAALSPPSVPPPPLPPAQAPPRKPSYTVRSRFNSSDSGVTPTSVHPMRSESSMSMRHYENGQLRSVSPNPYANPTTTTSSTARMPHEHSHDPYAPRGHSRDHSGKSSRDLGKPRAQKNPSQKAMLSRALQKANTAVQLDNAQNFEGARESYAEACDLLQQVLDRTSGDEDKRKLETIRATYTSRIDELDQMGPWQDENVKALPARPESEDYGASIYMHQDYEMMEEAPRIETARVVSIIGDGSSPVAHQWQQDYTTTDRQQPARTLEPGMLQSSFSRSPRRLRSTDNLRAQSQQEALYAPAPLSPRSPSPMKMHPEEYTEMVQEHHEPHHQHYHQRQPSDSVLPYDMQDFTEGTQNSWLDPIDESGASTVSSVHSRTSSLGYRRRHIRAASGNTEAEFDTALDAAIEAAYDDGFEPMETEDYDAMDPREDVVASVMQRVEKAREQVRQTEQEAYDDLAMLRQAHQQNQHYLQEEEDKYTPDGFYEDDSSEDEERLLDEITRDFAIEDFTMTQPQSNTATVSASQQEAWNEDETRPDFISGVRSFSALSQRPPIPQTSNIMQPAAPPPTTTLPPPPTTTLPEVPKGSDSPSHGVRNRRMSGQNPKQLKIETTNLGQSNTRTVYDDDEISPSTVDRDLVEALVRGASAHPVKQLNAADNESKIPGSPSAKKKLIDGEDATAANASPSIHRLKKNFSSSSLRSMKNRNMSVSHLDDNSDVSPGTPNGNPFGKTPAVPALPTPLITSFRDNGEAGGGAGLHLFDDNFHAAATPGPQSPVVSMEVPAPLEPCPNDFMLRPFWLMRCLYQTLVHPKGGYVSTKLFVPRDVWRVKGVKIKNVEDKVANCDFLTAALLKLAKVDTFDADAVLEEMQSLEGVLEQVQSSLARKLGSEVGVQGGHIFKDASVDGEGGSNVPRSGSVSGKASAFSWRRLRPKTSGVGLGGSYSNRSASMETKEVTTLATLPMTPKPTSRPPKRDVSQAQFIGPNAMYMGSLARLFDAAQAIDQIARQVEDPGLRHADKTQVGLELCTRHAAEFFGFYICRFVLADLSLLLDKFLKRGSEWVLT, from the exons ATGCAGCAGTCGCATCCCTTTGACGATAACATCATCTCCCGCCGGGCAACTCGCGCTCCCATAGAAccctcgtcgccgccgccaccaccaccgcagGCGTCGTCACGAGAGGCTCCCGGCATCGAGGCCGTGCTGTCGAGCCCCAAGACGCCCGTTCTGCGCTCCGTCTTCTCGTCCGCCCGCCTGCCGCGAAGCTCGTCGCTGATCCCGCCGCTGCACGGCTCgccgcccagcgccagcaccgctgctgctatcaACACCAACTCGCCGCCTCACCACGCAAACGCCAGCCAGCACACGCATCGCGGCCCCGTGCACCCCCCCGTCAGCCTCAAGCGGCCGTCAACGCCGTCGTCGCAGCTCAACAGGGGCGCCAGCTCCGGAGCGTCGCCGCAGGAAGCCTCCCGGACCCGCAACCGCTGGTCGACgtcgtccatctcgtctGCGTCCAGTCGCACGTCCCCTTATGCCTCTCGCCAGGCCTCGATATCGAATTCTCGTATCCGTCGCGCCAGTCTTGAAGcagctctctctcctccatcggtccctccccctcctctcccacCCGCCCAGGCACCTCCTCGCAAACCGTCTTACACGGTCCGAAGCCGTTTCAACTCTTCAGACAGCGGCGTGACGCCCACGTCGGTACATCCAATGAGGTCTGAGTCGAGCATGTCCATGAGGCACTACGAGAACGGCCAGCTACGCTCCGTATCGCCCAATCCTTACGCAAACCCTACCACCACTACATCGTCCACCGCCAGGATGCCGCATGAACATAGCCATGATCCCTATGCCCCCCGGGGCCATTCAAGGGACCACTCTGGGAAAAGCAGCAGAGATTTGGGCAAGCCCCGCGCTCAGAAGAACCCCTCTCAAAAGGCAATGCTTTCTCGTGcgctgcaaaaggccaacaCTGCAGTACAGCTTGACAATGCTCAAAATTTCGAGGGCGCTCGAGAATCGTATGCCGAGGCCTGTGATTTATTACAGCAGGTGCTGGACCGAACTTCAGGAGATGAGGATAAGCGGAAGCTTGAAACAATT CGCGCAACTTACACCAGCCGGATCGACGAGCTGGATCAAATGGGCCCTTGGCAAGATGAGAATGTCAAGGCTCTACCCGCCCGCCCAGAAAGCGAAGATTACGGCGCGTCCATATACATGCATCAGGACTACGAAATGATGGAGGAGGCTCCCAGAATTGAAACGGCAAGAGTCGTCAGCATTATTGGAGATGGCAGTTCCCCAGTTGCACATCAGTGGCAGCAAGATTACACAACAACAGATCGACAGCAGCCCGCTCGTACTTTGGAACCAGGGATGTTGCAGTCCTCATTCTCTCGATCTCCTCGACGACTCCGCTCTACAGATAATCTCCGGGCACAGAGTCAACAAGAGGCTTTGTATGCACCGGCGCCCCTATCTCCTCGTTCACCATCCCCAATGAAGATGCATCCAGAGGAATACACCGAGATGGTACAAGAGCATCACGAACCTCATCACCAGCACTACCACCAGCGACAGCCCAGCGACTCCGTCCTCCCTTATGATATGCAGGATTTCACAGAAGGAACCCAGAATTCATGGTTGGATCCAATTGATGAATCAGGTGCTTCAACCGTCTCGTCTGTACATTCGCGTACATCATCGCTAGGCTACCGCCGGCGTCATATTAGGGCTGCCAGCGGTAACACGGAGGCGGAATTCGACACAGCGCTGGACGCTGCTATCGAAGCTGCATATGACGATGGTTTCGAGCCCATGGAAACCGAAGATTACGATGCCATGGATCCTCGTGAAGACGTCGTCGCAAGCGTAATGCAAAGGGTAGAGAAGGCACGAGAACAAGTAAGACAGACTGAACAGGAAGCATATGATGACCTAGCGATGCTGCGACAAGCGCACCAGCAAAATCAACACTATCtccaagaagaggaggataaATATACACCAGACGGATTCTACGAGGATGACTCTtcagaagatgaggagaggCTACTGGACGAGATAACCCGCGACTTTGCAATCGAAGATTTTACCATGACGCAGCCGCAGTCGAATACCGCAACGGTGTCGGCCAGCCAGCAGGAAGCATGGAATGAAGACGAGACAAGGCCAGACTTTATATCAGGCGTTCGATCGTTTTCTGCCCTATCTCAAAGACCACCCATCCCCCAGACCTCAAATATCATgcaaccagcagctccaCCACCAACTACGACATtaccaccaccgccaaccACGACATTACCAGAAGTGCCAAAAGGCTCTGATTCTCCATCCCACGGCGTGCGGAATCGCCGAATGTCTGGGCAGAATCCAAAGCAGCTCAAGATTGAAACCACGAATCTCGGGCAGTCAAACACCAGAACAGTgtatgacgacgacgaaatATCCCCAAGCACGGTAGACAGGGACCTGGTAGAAGCATTGGTTCGAGGAGCCAGCGCACACCCTGTAAAGCAACTGAATGCGGCAGACAACGAGTCAAAGATTCCTGGATCACCCAGTgccaaaaagaagctgatagatggagaagatgcgaCCGCAGCCAATGCGTCGCCTTCCATCCACAgattaaaaaagaatttctcatcttccagcttgcGGAGCATGAAGAATCGAAACATGTCAGTGTCACATCTTGACGATAACTCGGACGTATCACCTGGCACCCCCAATGGCAATCCATTTGGCAAGACGCCTGCTGTGCCTGCGCTGCCGACGCCTCTCATTACTTCATTCAGGGACAACGGGgaggctggcggtggtgctGGACTCCACTTGTTTGACGACAATTTCCATGCGGCGGCCACTCCCGGTCCCCAGAGTCCAGTGGTGTCAATGGAAGTTCCTGCACCTCTGGAGCCTTGCCCTAATGACTTTATGCTGCGGCCGTTTTGGCTGATGCGCTGTCTCTACCAAACATTGGTGCACCCCAAGGGCGGCTATGTCAGCACGAAGCTGTTTGTACCGCGGGATGTGTGGCGAGTGAAAGGGGTCAAGATTAAGAACGTTGAAGATAAAGTTGCAAACTGCGATTTCCTCACTGCagcgctgctgaagctggccaaggtTGACACGTTTGATGCGGACGCTGTACTGGAAGAGATGCAGTCCTTGGAGGGCGTTCTTGAACAGGTCCAATCGTCTCTTGCCCGGAAGCTTGGGAGCGAAGTTGGAGTCCAAGGCGGCCACATCTTCAAAGATGCCTCCGTGGACGGAGAGGGAGGCTCAAACGTACCACGTTCGGGCAGTGTGTCTGGGAAAGCATCTGCGTTTTCATGGCGAAGACTTCGACCAAAGACGTCGGGCGTCGGGCTGGGCGGATCATATAGCAACCGCAGTGCAAGTATGGAAACCAAGGAGGTGACGACGCTGGCGACTCTCCCCATGACGCCGAAGCCGACCAGCCGTCCGCCGAAGCGAGATGTCAGCCAGGCTCAGTTTATCGGCCCCAACGCGATGTACATGGGCTCGCTAGCCCGTTTGTTTGATGCTGCGCAGGCAATTG ATCAAATCGCAAGACAAGTCGAAGATCCCGGCCTGCGACATGCAGACAAAACCCAAGTCGGCCTAGAGCTTTGCACACGTCACGCGGCCGAATTCTTTGGCTTCTACATCTGTCGGTTTGTCCTCGCCGATCTTAGTCTACTGCTAGACAAATTCCTCAAGAGGGGAAGCGAATGGGTTCTTACAtaa
- a CDS encoding uncharacterized protein (BUSCO:EOG092D04ZP) encodes MADYEDDYDYENYGDEDEGITPEDCWTVISSFFETKGLVSQQTDSFDEFTQTTIQDLVNEYSTITLDQPNPPSPPGRTIALRRYEIKFGSVMVSRPTISETDGTVTSLLPYECRDRNLTYASPLYIKITKKVSAAVEREVPLHEMDDAQQEQYARTGENPTKLEWEEEENGEDDNLGKSDDWKDMVFVGKLPIMVKSKICHLSREQDDSLFLVNECPYDQGGYFVINGSEKVLIAQERSAANIVQVFKKAQPSAYTYTAEIRSALEKGSRLISSMMLKLYGKGDSARGGFGQTIHTTLPFVKSDLPVAIVFRALGVVSDEDILNHICYDRNDSQMLEMLRPCIEEAFCVQDREVALDFIGKRGNRDQAGLGREKRVRVAKDILQKETLPHISQTEGSETRKAFFLGYMVHKLLQCALGRREPDDRDHFGKKRLDLAGPLLAKLFRGIMRRMNTELANYLRRCVEGNRHFNLAVGIKPGTLSNGLKYSLATGNWGDQKKAMSSTAGVSQVLNRYTFASTLSHLRRTNTPIGRDGKLAKPRQLHNTHWGLVCPAETPEGQACGLVKNLSLMCYVSVGSPSEPLIEFMINRGMEVVEEYEPLRYPHATKIFVNGVWVGIHQDPKHLVNQVLDTRRKSYLQYEVSLIREIRDQEFKIFSDAGRVMRPVFTVQQEDDPETGINKGHLVLTKDLVNRLAKEQAEPPEDPSMKLGWEGLIRAGAVEYLDAEEEETSMICMTPEDLELYRLQKAGIATDEDIGDDPNKRLKTKTNPTTHMYTHCEIHPSMILGICASIIPFPDHNQSAMGKQAMGFFLTNYSRRMDTMANILYYPQKPLGTTRSMEFLKFRELPAGQNAIVAIACYSGYNQEDSVIMNQSSIDRGLFRSLFFRSYSDQEKKVGLNYTEVFEKPFHQNTLRMKHGTYDKLDEDGIVAPGVRVSGEDIIIGKTAPIDAETQDLGTRTTMHQRRDISTPLRSTENGIVDQVIVTVNADNVKYVKVRVRTTKIPQIGDKFASRHGQKGTIGVTYRQEDMPFTREGLTPDIIINPHAIPSRMTIAHLIECLLSKVSTLEGMEGDATPFTDVTVDSVSELLRKHGYQSRGFEIMYNGHTGRKLRAQVFFGPTYYQRLRHMVDDKIHARARGPVQIMTRQPVEGRARDGGLRFGEMERDCMIAHGAASFLKERLFEVSDAFRVHICEICGLMTPIANLSKQSFECRPCKNKTKIAQIHIPYAAKLLFQELQSMNIAARMYTNRSGASVR; translated from the exons ATGGCTGATTACGAAGACGATTACGACTATGAGAACTAtggggatgaggatgagggcATCACGCCCGAGGATTGCTGGACTGTgatttcctccttcttcgagACCAAGGGCCTCGTATCACAGCAGACCGACTCCTTTGACGAGTTCACCCAGACGACAATCCAGGATCTCGTCAACGAATACTCCACCATCACACTCGACCAGCCCAATCCTCCTTCGCCACCTGGTCGAACGATAGCCCTTCGCCGATATGAAATCAAATTTGGAAGCGTCATGGTATCACGTCCCACTATCAGTGAGACGGATGGAACTGTGACGTCTTTGCTCCCTTACGAATGTCGAGACCGCAACCTGACTTACGCCAGTCCGCTGTACATCAAGATCACCAAGAAAGTGTCTGCGGCCGTCGAGAGGGAGGTTCCGCTgcatgagatggatgatgcccAGCAGGAACAGTATGCAAGGACCGGAGAAAACCCCACAAAGCTGGAatgggaggaggaagagaatggcgAAGACGACAATCTCGGCAAGTCTGACGACTGGAAGGACATGGTTTTCGTTGGCAAGCTGCCCATCATGGTCAAGTCCAAGATTTGTCATCTGAGCCGTGAACAGGATGACAGCCTGTTCCTCGTCAACGAGTGCCCTTATGACCAAGGAGGCTACTTCGTTATCAACGGTAGTGAAAAGGTCCTCATCGCCCAGGAGCGTTCCGCCGCAAACATCGTCCAGGTCTTCAAGAAGGCCCAGCCCAGTGCCTATACCTACACGGCCGAAATCCGAAGTGCGCTGGAAAAGGGATCTCGACTCATCTCCAGCATGATGCTCAAGTTGTACGGCAAAGGAGACTCTGCGCGAGGTGGTTTTGGGCAAACTATTCACACTACCCTGCCTTTTGTCAAGTCAGATCTTCCCGTTGCCATTGTTTTCCGTGCCTTGGGCGTCGTTTCTGATGAGGACATTCTGAACCACATCTGCTACGACCGAAACGACAGCCAAATGCTCGAAATGCTTCGGCCTTGCATTGAAGAAGCCTTTTGTGTTCAGGATCGAGAAGTTGCCCTTGATTTCATCGGAAAGCGAGGCAACCGTGATCAAGCCGGCCTCGGTCGTGAGAAGCGTGTTCGTGTAGCAAAGGACATTCTCCAGAAGGAGACGCTTCCCCACATTTCCCAGACTGAAGGCAGTGAGACCAGAAAGGCATTCTTCCTTGGATACATGGTGCACAAGCTATTGCAATGCGCACTTGGAAGACGAGAGCCCGACGACCGAGACCACTTTGGAAAGAAGCGTCTAGATCTGGCGGGTCCActgctggccaagctgtTCCGTGGTATCATGCGCAGAATGAATACAGAGCTGGCCAACTACCTCAGACGATGTGTTGAGGGTAACCGCCACTTCAACCTTGCTGTTGGCATTAAGCCCGGCACACTTTCCAACGGACTAAAGTACTCGCTCGCCACTGGAAACTGGGGTGAccagaagaaggcaatgAGCTCGACCGCAGGTGTCTCACAGGTGCTTAACCGTTACACTTTTGCTTCTACACTTTCCCATTTGCGCCGTACCAATACACCCATCGGAAGAGATGGTAAGCTGGCGAAGCCTCGACAGCTCCACAACACACACTGGGGTTTGGTGTGCCCGGCTGAGACCCCTGAAGGTCAAGCTTGTGGTCTGGTCAAGAATTTGTCTCTCATGTGCTACGTCAGTGTTGGATCTCCTTCTGAGCCTTTGATCGAGTTTATGATCAACAGAGGTATGGAAGTCGTTGAGGAGTATGAGCCACTGAGGTATCCCCATGCTACAAAGATCTTTGTGAATGGTGTCTGGGTTGGAATCCACCAAGACCCCAAGCATCTGGTAAACCAAGTTTTGGATACTCGTCGCAAATCCTATCTGCAGTACGAGGTCTCTCTGATCAGAGAAATTCGAGACCAAGAATTCAAAATCTTCTCTGACGCCGGCCGTGTCATGCGTCCCGTCTTCACTGTACAGCAGGAAGATGACCCGGAAACGGGTATCAACAAGGGCCACCTGGTTTTGACCAAGGACCTTGTCAATAGACTGGCCAAAGAGCAGGCTGAGCCTCCAGAAGACCCAAGCATGAAGCTCGGATGGGAAGGGCTGATTAGAGCTGGTGCGGTGGAATATCTCGacgccgaggaagaagaaacgtCCATGATTTGCATGACACCGGAGGATCTGGAGCTCTATCGTCTTCAAAAGGCCGGCATTGCCACGGATGAAGACATAGGAGACGATCCAAATAAGCGTCTCAAGACCAAGACAAATCCGACAACTCACATGTATACGCATTGCGAGATTCACCCGAGTATGATCTTAGGTATCTGTGCTAGTATCATTCCTTTCCCCGATCACAACCAG TCTGCCATGGGTAAACAAGCCATGGGCTTCTTCCTAACCAACTATTCTCGGCGTATGGACACCATGGCCAATATCCTCTACTACCCTCAGAAACCGCTGGGCACTACTCGTTCTATGGAGTTTTTGAAATTCCGTGAGCTGCCAGCCGGACAAAACGCCATTGTAGCAATTGCTTGTTACTCTGGCTATAACCAAGAAGATTCCGTCATTATGAACCAGAGTAGTATTGACAGAGGTCTCTTCCGAAGTCTTTTCTTCCGATCATATTCAGAtcaagagaagaaggttGGCTTGAACTACACGGAAGTGTTTGAGAAGCCATTCCACCAAAACACTCTTCGCATGAAGCACGGCACATATGACAAGCTGGACGAAGATGGTATCGTTGCTCCTGGTGTTCGTGTGTCAGGTGaggacatcatcatcggcaagACAGCACCAATCGACGCCGAGACACAGGATCTTGGAACCAGGACGACCATGCACCAAAGACGCGATATCTCGACGCCTTTGCGAAGTACCGAGAATGGTATCGTCGACCAGGTTATCGTGACGGTGAACGCGGATAATGTTAAATATGTCAAGGTCCGTGTTCGAACGACCAAGATTCCCCAGATTGGAGACAAGTTTGCCTCTCGTCACGGTCAGAAGGGCACTATTGGTGTTACCTACCGACAGGAGGACATGCCATTCACAAGAGAAGGTCTCACTCCAGATATCATTATCAACCCCCACGCCATTCCGTCTCGTATGACAATTGCTCACTTGATTGAGTGTCTCCTGAGTAAGGTCTCTACGCTGGAAGGTATGGAGGGTGATGCTACTCCCTTTACGGATGTCACCGTCGATTCAGTCTCTGAGCTCTTGCGAAAGCACGGCTACCAGTCTCGAGGCTTCGAAATCATGTACAACGGCCATACTGGACGCAAGCTAAGAGCACAAGTATTCTTTGGACCGACATACTACCAGCGACTCCGCCACATGGTGGACGACAAGATCCATGCCAGAGCTCGTGGTCCTGTGCAGATCATGACACGGCAGCCAGTGGAGGGTCGTGCTCGAGATGGTGGTCTCCGATTCGGAGAAATGGAACGTGATTGTATGATTGCACACGGTGCAGCGTCCTTCCTCAAGGAGCGATTGTTTGAGGTGTCGGACGCCTTCCGAGTTCACATTTGCGAGATTTGTGGACTCATGACACCCATTGC TAACTTATCCAAACAATCGTTCGAGTGTCGGCCATgcaagaacaagacaaagattGCACAGATTCACATTCCTTACGCTGCCAAGCTCTTATTCCAGGAGCTCCAGTCAATGAACATTGCAGCTAGAATGTACACCAACCGGTCTGGTGCATCTGTTCGGTAG
- a CDS encoding uncharacterized protein (EggNog:ENOG41~TransMembrane:1 (i85-105o)): MLIGRKTRTNPAIPALPPPTSSSSKTTTPKSNSPPPSFDFSAIHPLWPDKTSSPAARSRFGYTRSAILNRAQRALEKLRQRPEDLIFVFSHSAFMRTAVTSWWYFNADYRIFEFDDEGKDGAVVPLRMDQSTLEGGMGWSWAKRVEVGYELPDDPEEENGS, translated from the exons ATGCTGATTGGCAGG AAAACTCGGACAAACCCTGCGATACCGgctctcccccctcccacctcgtcctcctcaAAGACAACCACACCAAAATCCAATTCACCTCCCCCCTCATTCGACTTCTCCGCCATCCACCCCCTCTGGCCGGATAAGACTTCTTCCCCCGCGGCCCGCAGCCGCTTTGGCTACACCCGCTCCGCCATCCTGAACCGAGCCCAGCGCGCCCTCGAGAAGCTCCGCCAGAGACCCGAGGATCtgatttttgtcttttcgcACTCGGCGTTTATGAGGACGGCGGTGACGAGCTGGTGGTACTTTAATGCGGATTATCGGATCTTTgagtttgatgatgagggcAAGGATGGGGCGGTGGTGCCGTTGAGGATGGATCAGTCGACGCTGGAGGGGGGGATGGGGTGGTCGTGGGCGAAGAGGGTTGAGGTGGGATATGAGCTTCCTGATGATCctgaagaggagaatggAAGTTGA